The Alteriqipengyuania halimionae genome contains a region encoding:
- a CDS encoding stimulus-sensing domain-containing protein: MPKANATKREDGYTLPLRDSLFWTRSIPLTARILFVNIFALALFAGSLFYLDSYRNQLLEERFETARSEAAIVADALAALSEPEQRERLLVEIARKQRTRIRTYDERGRIVSDSFALAEPGYTLAPPDSGNFFKRLPGYLDRVTDWLLGAQPIPAYVDPPRESASQWNEISAALATGRTVVFQRYAPDRSPVITAAAPIGFSGEAVLVSANPRDITQQVRDARGTLALIIIVALAASIQLALFLARTIVTPLKDLAAAASRVRLGRERDVVVPRLPERGDEIGQLARAVSDMTDALRQRIDAVESFAADVAHELKNPLASMRSAMESLERVTDPELRGQLLQIIAADVRRIDRLVTEISDLSRIDAEISRTEFTDVDLKALADRIVAARRRPESESGNWLDIVASTPGPFVVRGDEGQLERVIENLIDNALSFSTGHAPVSVSIGRQGKWVQLAVSDRGPGIPEELHEKVFERFYTHRPEQDDFGRHSGLGLAIARTIATAHDGTLMAGSRLDGEAGARFVLKVPAL, encoded by the coding sequence TTGCCGAAAGCTAACGCAACGAAGCGGGAGGACGGATACACGCTGCCGCTGCGGGATTCGCTGTTCTGGACGCGCAGCATCCCGCTCACCGCGCGGATCCTGTTCGTCAATATCTTCGCGCTCGCTCTATTCGCGGGTAGCCTGTTCTATCTCGATTCCTATCGAAACCAGCTGCTGGAAGAACGGTTCGAAACCGCGCGCAGCGAGGCCGCGATCGTTGCCGATGCTCTCGCCGCATTGAGCGAACCCGAACAACGCGAGCGTTTGCTGGTCGAGATCGCGCGCAAACAGCGCACCCGTATCCGCACCTATGACGAGCGCGGGCGGATCGTCTCCGATTCCTTTGCCCTGGCCGAACCCGGCTACACGCTCGCCCCCCCCGATAGCGGGAATTTCTTCAAGCGCCTGCCCGGCTATCTCGACCGGGTGACCGACTGGCTGCTCGGCGCGCAGCCGATCCCCGCCTATGTCGATCCGCCACGCGAAAGCGCGAGCCAGTGGAACGAGATTTCCGCGGCGCTTGCCACCGGGCGCACCGTGGTGTTCCAGCGCTATGCGCCCGATCGCTCACCGGTGATCACCGCCGCCGCTCCGATCGGCTTTTCCGGAGAGGCCGTGCTGGTCTCGGCCAATCCGCGCGACATAACCCAGCAAGTGCGCGATGCGCGCGGCACACTGGCGCTTATCATCATCGTGGCGCTGGCCGCATCGATCCAGCTGGCCCTGTTCCTCGCCCGCACGATCGTCACGCCATTGAAGGACCTCGCGGCCGCTGCCAGCCGTGTGCGGCTCGGACGCGAGCGCGACGTCGTCGTGCCGCGACTGCCCGAACGTGGCGACGAGATCGGGCAGCTTGCGCGCGCCGTGTCGGACATGACCGATGCCCTGCGCCAGCGGATCGACGCGGTGGAAAGCTTCGCCGCCGACGTAGCGCACGAACTGAAGAACCCGCTTGCCTCGATGCGCAGCGCAATGGAATCGCTCGAACGGGTGACCGACCCCGAACTGCGCGGCCAGTTGCTGCAGATTATCGCCGCCGACGTTCGACGCATTGATCGCCTGGTGACCGAGATATCCGATCTGAGCCGGATCGACGCCGAGATCAGCCGCACCGAATTCACCGATGTCGATTTGAAAGCACTCGCCGACCGGATCGTCGCCGCGCGCCGCCGGCCCGAAAGCGAAAGCGGCAACTGGCTCGATATCGTCGCCTCCACCCCCGGCCCGTTCGTGGTGCGCGGAGACGAGGGGCAGCTTGAGCGCGTGATCGAGAACCTGATCGACAACGCGCTATCCTTTTCGACCGGCCACGCCCCGGTATCGGTGTCGATCGGTCGGCAGGGCAAATGGGTGCAGCTTGCGGTCAGCGATCGTGGTCCGGGCATTCCCGAGGAGCTCCACGAAAAAGTGTTCGAACGGTTCTATACCCACCGCCCAGAGCAGGACGATTTCGGCCGCCATAGCGGGCTTGGCCTCGCGATTGCGCGCACCATCGCCACCGCGCATGACGGCACCCTGATGGCCGGGTCGCGGCTTGACGGCGAGGCTGGCGCACGCTTCGTGCTGAAAGTGCCAGCGCTGTGA
- a CDS encoding HPr kinase/phosphorylase produces the protein MKKLANVTAVAIGGRGLLIAGPSGSGKSSLALELIDRGAHLIGDDGIVVEGLEGRLIVHPPGETGGLIEIRNVGIIELEPVSAPACLWITLAKDPPRLPVGPEERWVAGHPLPELRIFPSKLALALRVEAALGMHGLSA, from the coding sequence ATGAAGAAGCTCGCCAATGTCACCGCCGTCGCGATCGGCGGGCGCGGCCTACTGATCGCCGGACCGTCCGGCAGCGGAAAGTCGAGCCTCGCGCTCGAGCTGATCGACCGCGGCGCGCATCTGATCGGCGATGACGGCATCGTGGTCGAGGGCTTGGAGGGACGGCTGATCGTCCACCCGCCCGGCGAGACCGGTGGCCTCATCGAGATCCGCAATGTCGGCATCATCGAGCTCGAGCCCGTCAGCGCCCCGGCCTGTTTGTGGATCACGCTGGCAAAGGATCCCCCGCGCCTGCCGGTGGGGCCGGAAGAGCGCTGGGTGGCCGGTCACCCGCTGCCCGAGTTGCGGATCTTTCCATCGAAGCTTGCACTGGCCTTGCGGGTCGAGGCTGCGCTCGGGATGCACGGTCTCTCCGCCTGA
- the rapZ gene encoding RNase adapter RapZ, with the protein MAENREKLQLLLVTGLLGAGKSTALRQLEDLGWEMIDNFPLRFLQRQIDDLTEEDRTQAPIAIGFDVRTRDFVPRKFLSYLETLEARDDIAVTLLFLDCAGQELERRYNETRRPHPLGHGRPVHEAMAAERELLARLRERADFVFDTTRFSANDLQQTIREHFSPGSPRQMALTVTSFGFARGIPPVADLVFDMRFLDNPHWDEKLRPLTGEDEEIAQHIESDPAFAPAYGKIEDLILTLLPLYERQGRGYLTIAFGCTGGRHRSVYSARKATAALRLAGYSPTLVHRTLRSRGADLVEGNQPALDTRPGTA; encoded by the coding sequence ATGGCCGAGAATCGCGAAAAGCTTCAATTGCTGCTGGTCACCGGGCTGCTTGGCGCGGGCAAGAGCACCGCCTTGCGTCAGCTCGAGGATCTCGGTTGGGAAATGATCGACAATTTCCCGCTGCGCTTCCTGCAGCGGCAGATCGACGATCTCACCGAAGAGGACCGGACGCAGGCCCCGATCGCGATCGGCTTCGACGTGCGCACCCGCGATTTCGTGCCGCGCAAGTTCCTGTCCTACCTCGAAACGCTCGAGGCGCGCGACGATATCGCCGTAACCCTGCTGTTCCTCGATTGCGCGGGGCAGGAGCTCGAACGGCGTTACAACGAGACCCGCCGCCCGCATCCGCTGGGGCATGGCCGCCCGGTCCACGAAGCGATGGCTGCCGAACGCGAATTGCTGGCCAGGCTGCGCGAGCGTGCGGACTTCGTGTTCGACACCACGCGCTTTTCCGCCAACGATCTCCAGCAGACGATTCGCGAGCATTTCTCTCCCGGCAGTCCGCGACAGATGGCGCTGACGGTGACGAGCTTCGGTTTTGCGCGCGGCATTCCGCCGGTGGCCGATCTCGTTTTCGACATGCGGTTCCTCGACAATCCGCACTGGGACGAGAAATTGCGCCCGCTGACCGGGGAAGACGAGGAGATCGCGCAGCATATCGAGAGCGATCCCGCCTTCGCTCCGGCCTACGGCAAGATCGAAGACCTGATCCTCACCCTCCTCCCGCTCTACGAACGGCAGGGGCGCGGTTACCTGACCATCGCCTTCGGCTGCACCGGCGGACGCCATCGCTCGGTCTATTCGGCGCGCAAGGCGACGGCGGCCCTGCGCCTGGCAGGGTATTCGCCCACGCTCGTCCACCGCACGCTTCGATCGCGCGGCGCGGACCTTGTCGAGGGCAACCAGCCCGCTCTCGATACGCGCCCCGGCACGGCGTGA
- a CDS encoding PTS sugar transporter subunit IIA yields MIGIILVTHGKLAETFVEAMEHVVGKQKAIATVCIGPNDDMEARRQDIADAVASVNSGAGVVILTDLFGGTPSNLAISLLREGEVEVIAGINLPMLIRLAGARKTMPLGDAVTAAREAGRNYITVASEFLAQDA; encoded by the coding sequence ATGATCGGTATTATCCTCGTTACCCACGGCAAGCTGGCCGAGACCTTCGTCGAAGCGATGGAGCACGTGGTCGGCAAGCAGAAGGCGATTGCGACCGTCTGCATCGGCCCGAACGACGACATGGAAGCGCGGCGTCAGGATATTGCCGACGCGGTCGCCTCGGTGAATTCGGGTGCCGGCGTCGTGATCCTGACCGATCTGTTCGGCGGCACGCCCTCCAACCTCGCAATCTCGCTGCTGCGCGAAGGCGAAGTGGAAGTCATCGCCGGGATCAACCTGCCGATGCTGATCCGGCTGGCTGGGGCGCGCAAAACGATGCCGCTTGGCGATGCGGTGACGGCGGCGCGCGAGGCGGGCCGCAATTACATAACCGTCGCCTCCGAATTTCTGGCGCAAGACGCCTGA
- a CDS encoding HPr family phosphocarrier protein, whose translation MPSETVTVVNAKGLHARASAKFVGAVTQLADGLDVQVTKDGTSAGGSSILGLMMLGAARGDTIEIAVEGENADAALAKLVGLVKDGFGED comes from the coding sequence ATGCCCAGCGAAACCGTCACCGTGGTCAACGCCAAGGGGCTTCATGCCCGCGCCAGCGCCAAGTTCGTCGGCGCCGTTACCCAGCTTGCCGACGGGCTCGACGTGCAGGTGACCAAGGACGGGACCAGCGCGGGCGGCAGTTCGATCCTCGGCCTGATGATGCTCGGCGCGGCACGCGGCGACACGATCGAAATCGCGGTCGAAGGCGAAAACGCCGACGCTGCGCTCGCCAAGCTGGTCGGCCTCGTCAAGGACGGTTTCGGCGAAGACTGA
- a CDS encoding TrmH family RNA methyltransferase, with translation MSRRQITGFSNPTVKFMRSLREKKHRKREGKFLAEGLRLLTDARETGHVPELLALATGRDSHPLIDALEQAVEAAGGEVLEMEPALLAKVTGKDNPQAVAGVFAEFGTSLTALDRSSADIWLVAQALRDPGNLGTMLRTGDAIGAGGLILIDDCADPFSVEAVRASMGAVFTQRLARASWDEFEGWLRGGDGQLVAASLREAVPYRGAPYTAPCFVMVGNESQGLPESYEAACDLRVTMPMRGRADSLNAAVAAAVLGYEVLASLDG, from the coding sequence ATGTCGCGCCGCCAGATCACCGGGTTCTCCAACCCCACCGTCAAATTCATGCGCTCGCTGCGCGAGAAGAAGCACCGCAAGCGCGAGGGCAAGTTCCTCGCCGAAGGGCTGCGGCTGCTGACCGATGCGCGCGAAACCGGCCATGTGCCCGAATTGCTGGCGCTGGCGACAGGCCGCGATTCGCACCCGCTGATTGACGCGCTGGAACAGGCGGTCGAGGCAGCGGGCGGCGAGGTTCTCGAAATGGAGCCCGCCCTGCTCGCCAAGGTGACGGGCAAGGACAATCCACAAGCGGTCGCGGGCGTGTTCGCCGAGTTCGGTACTTCGCTCACCGCACTCGATCGGAGCAGCGCCGACATCTGGCTGGTCGCCCAGGCGCTGCGCGATCCGGGCAATCTGGGCACCATGCTTCGCACGGGCGACGCCATCGGAGCGGGCGGACTGATCCTGATCGACGATTGCGCCGATCCGTTCAGCGTCGAAGCCGTGCGCGCCAGCATGGGTGCGGTGTTCACCCAAAGGCTCGCGCGGGCGAGCTGGGACGAGTTCGAGGGGTGGCTGCGGGGCGGAGACGGCCAGCTCGTCGCCGCGTCCTTGCGCGAGGCCGTGCCCTATCGCGGCGCGCCCTATACCGCGCCATGCTTCGTGATGGTCGGCAACGAATCGCAAGGCCTGCCGGAAAGTTACGAGGCGGCGTGCGACCTGCGCGTCACCATGCCGATGCGCGGGCGCGCCGACAGCCTCAACGCGGCGGTTGCAGCGGCAGTGCTGGGCTACGAGGTGCTGGCGAGCCTCGACGGGTGA
- a CDS encoding DUF4238 domain-containing protein, with translation MPGVQKAPVRHHYLPEFFQRRWVGNDGCIERYQKFGDAVVRHRVFPAATGYKKDLYRHPRTDMDEWSAQAAEWGLFQRIDDWAADALEALLSEREAIRNDTVRERWAIFMRALLLRTPFQLEGVLSSLEEIWKHADVSERYAEMRKPGMPATANEFLEGLNPGIVKESAFRMFVDAVGQDRTTRYITSLPWRIMDCSRAKYGLLLSDHPVVLVPLRTPDGQVAMPLSPTKLLLVAGNPEVQARADLMTHEQAVRIANRLTVERAAHCVVSSNKAQDTFIRRYFGTNRIPPFISPRIERPNSSQ, from the coding sequence GTGCCAGGAGTTCAAAAGGCTCCTGTCCGCCATCATTACTTACCTGAGTTTTTTCAACGGAGGTGGGTAGGAAATGATGGGTGTATAGAACGATACCAGAAGTTTGGTGACGCCGTTGTGCGCCATCGCGTATTTCCGGCGGCGACCGGATACAAGAAAGACCTCTATCGGCATCCGCGCACCGATATGGATGAATGGTCGGCTCAAGCTGCCGAATGGGGCCTTTTTCAGAGGATTGACGACTGGGCTGCCGATGCTCTTGAGGCACTGTTATCCGAACGAGAGGCAATCCGTAATGATACAGTCCGGGAGCGCTGGGCCATTTTCATGCGTGCCTTGCTTTTGCGGACACCTTTTCAGTTGGAAGGTGTTCTCAGTTCCCTAGAGGAGATTTGGAAGCATGCTGATGTGTCCGAACGATATGCGGAAATGCGCAAACCAGGAATGCCAGCGACAGCTAATGAATTTCTTGAAGGGCTCAACCCGGGCATAGTCAAGGAGAGCGCGTTCCGAATGTTCGTGGATGCTGTTGGCCAAGATCGAACGACTCGGTACATCACGAGTTTGCCATGGAGAATTATGGACTGTTCGAGAGCCAAGTATGGGCTTCTACTATCCGACCATCCGGTCGTGCTGGTGCCTTTGCGAACGCCGGATGGGCAAGTTGCGATGCCATTGAGTCCGACGAAGCTTCTATTGGTAGCTGGAAATCCTGAGGTTCAGGCGAGAGCTGATCTAATGACCCATGAACAAGCTGTCAGGATTGCAAATCGCCTAACTGTAGAACGCGCCGCTCATTGCGTCGTTTCGTCAAACAAGGCGCAAGACACGTTCATAAGAAGATATTTTGGTACGAATAGAATACCACCGTTCATTTCCCCTCGGATAGAGCGCCCCAATAGCAGTCAATGA
- a CDS encoding DNA recombination protein RmuC, with product MDPTFLTIIALLLGLGIGIALGLHFGGKPAADLKAKLAEREAEGTAREDEFKRATKELGEAQIKIATLEANAGNFDKQLEQMREAREALVDQFKATSGEVLSKAQEEFLKRADEKFGTAEKANKEAVASLLKPVSERLKAYEDQVGSLEKQRADAFSGLRTQIEEMRKGQEDVRREAQRLGNSLTNAPKARGRWGERALQNVLEQCGLSEHTDFDLEHSLESDEGRLRPDAIVHVPGQKKLVIDAKVSLNAYQAAFEAEGDEERVRHLDLHAKSMRNHVQTLGSKSYQSQFEDSPDYVVMFVPGEHFVAAALEHDPELWDFAFRNKVLLATPTNLVAIARTVAQVWRQDKMADEARAIGAMGAELYDRLRAASEHLKRVGGGLESAVNNYNKFVGSFERNVLSSGRRMADKGIEIGKAEIPDVPLVEAAPRYTAEDAAQIADGTDKKKSAI from the coding sequence ATGGACCCGACTTTTCTCACCATTATCGCCCTCTTACTCGGCCTTGGCATCGGCATCGCGCTGGGGCTCCATTTCGGCGGAAAACCCGCAGCGGATTTGAAGGCCAAGCTGGCCGAACGCGAAGCGGAGGGCACTGCGCGCGAGGATGAGTTCAAGCGCGCCACCAAGGAACTGGGCGAGGCGCAAATAAAGATCGCCACGCTCGAGGCCAATGCCGGAAATTTTGACAAGCAGCTGGAGCAGATGCGCGAGGCGCGCGAGGCACTGGTCGACCAGTTCAAGGCGACCAGCGGCGAAGTGCTGTCGAAGGCGCAGGAGGAATTCCTCAAGCGCGCGGACGAGAAATTCGGCACCGCCGAAAAGGCCAACAAGGAAGCGGTCGCCTCTCTCCTCAAGCCCGTTAGCGAGCGGCTCAAGGCCTATGAGGATCAGGTCGGCAGCCTCGAAAAACAGCGCGCCGATGCCTTCAGCGGCCTGCGCACGCAGATCGAGGAAATGCGGAAAGGGCAGGAAGATGTCCGCCGCGAGGCGCAGCGGCTCGGCAATTCGCTTACCAACGCACCCAAGGCGCGCGGGCGCTGGGGCGAGCGCGCGCTGCAGAACGTGCTCGAGCAGTGCGGCCTGTCCGAACACACCGATTTCGATCTCGAACATTCGCTGGAGTCCGATGAGGGGCGGCTGCGGCCCGATGCGATCGTGCATGTGCCCGGCCAGAAGAAGCTGGTGATCGACGCCAAGGTCTCTCTGAATGCCTATCAGGCCGCGTTCGAGGCCGAGGGCGACGAGGAGCGGGTGCGCCATCTCGACCTTCACGCCAAGTCGATGCGCAACCATGTGCAGACGCTGGGTTCGAAAAGCTATCAGAGCCAGTTCGAGGATTCGCCCGATTACGTGGTGATGTTCGTGCCCGGTGAGCATTTCGTCGCCGCCGCGCTCGAACATGATCCCGAGCTGTGGGATTTTGCGTTCCGCAACAAGGTCTTGCTGGCGACTCCTACGAACCTGGTCGCAATCGCGCGCACGGTCGCGCAAGTCTGGCGGCAGGACAAGATGGCCGACGAAGCGCGCGCGATCGGCGCGATGGGTGCGGAACTCTACGACCGCCTGCGCGCTGCCTCCGAGCATCTGAAACGCGTCGGCGGCGGGCTCGAAAGCGCGGTCAACAATTACAACAAGTTCGTCGGCAGCTTCGAACGCAACGTGCTCTCGTCAGGACGCCGTATGGCCGACAAGGGAATCGAGATCGGGAAGGCCGAGATCCCCGACGTCCCGCTCGTCGAAGCCGCCCCGCGCTACACCGCCGAGGACGCCGCACAGATTGCCGATGGGACGGATAAGAAAAAGTCGGCAATTTAG
- the def gene encoding peptide deformylase, producing MAIREILEVPDPRLKTVSVPVEKDEFDDDLRTLVDDMFETMYAAPGIGLAAIQVGVPKRVLVIDLQEPDENEQPEDCDVEACDHDHRPVVRNPRTFINPEILDPADELATYQEGCLSVPEIYADVDRPATCRVRYQDLDGKVHEEDMTGLMATCIQHEMDHLEGVLFIDHLSRLKRNMALKKLRKLQAA from the coding sequence ATGGCTATTCGCGAAATCCTTGAAGTGCCGGACCCCCGGCTGAAGACCGTCTCCGTTCCCGTCGAAAAGGACGAGTTCGACGACGATCTGCGCACGCTCGTCGATGACATGTTCGAGACGATGTACGCCGCGCCCGGCATCGGCCTTGCCGCGATCCAGGTGGGCGTGCCCAAGCGCGTGCTGGTGATCGACCTGCAGGAGCCGGACGAAAACGAGCAGCCCGAAGATTGCGACGTCGAGGCCTGCGATCACGATCACCGCCCGGTGGTCCGCAATCCGCGCACCTTCATCAATCCCGAAATCCTCGATCCGGCCGACGAACTGGCGACGTACCAGGAAGGCTGCCTCTCGGTCCCCGAGATCTACGCCGATGTCGATCGCCCCGCGACCTGCCGCGTCCGCTACCAGGATCTCGACGGCAAGGTACACGAGGAAGACATGACCGGCCTGATGGCGACCTGCATCCAGCACGAGATGGATCACCTCGAAGGCGTGCTGTTCATCGACCATTTGAGCCGTCTCAAGCGCAACATGGCGCTGAAGAAACTGCGCAAACTGCAAGCCGCATGA
- a CDS encoding RBBP9/YdeN family alpha/beta hydrolase → MSAKTVYIVHGYMASPTDHWFEWLKAKVEGEGGTTRIFPLPDSTAPDAQAWLETLEREATTLDANTFFVAHSLGCIATLRFLARHPDARIGGLIAISGFEQKLPNIPELDAFMAERDYDPATVRAVAPQRTVIAAQNDEIVSADLSRDLAASLDAECIVLADGGHFLGSDGFDSFPLVWEELGRQAAARAQTPR, encoded by the coding sequence ATGAGCGCAAAGACCGTCTACATCGTCCACGGCTACATGGCCTCGCCCACCGATCACTGGTTCGAATGGCTCAAGGCCAAGGTCGAGGGTGAGGGCGGCACGACCCGGATTTTCCCCTTGCCCGATTCGACCGCGCCCGACGCGCAGGCCTGGCTGGAAACGCTGGAGCGCGAAGCGACGACGCTGGACGCCAATACCTTTTTCGTCGCGCACAGCCTTGGTTGCATCGCGACCCTGCGTTTCCTCGCCCGCCACCCCGATGCCCGGATCGGCGGGCTGATCGCGATCTCCGGATTCGAGCAGAAGCTGCCCAACATCCCCGAACTCGATGCGTTCATGGCCGAACGCGATTACGATCCTGCGACGGTCCGCGCCGTCGCGCCGCAGCGGACGGTTATCGCGGCCCAGAACGACGAGATCGTATCGGCCGATCTCTCGCGCGATCTGGCCGCCTCGCTCGATGCCGAATGCATCGTGCTTGCCGATGGCGGGCACTTCCTGGGCTCGGACGGGTTCGACAGCTTCCCGCTCGTGTGGGAGGAACTCGGCCGCCAGGCTGCTGCACGTGCGCAAACGCCGCGTTGA
- the recR gene encoding recombination mediator RecR, with amino-acid sequence MASQEIEALASALARLPGLGPRSARRAVLWLVKNRERALPQMVEALAAVQDTLVECEICFNVDTRNPCGICADPRRDAKAICVVEDVSDLWALDRARLFQGTYHVLGGKLSALDGVRPEDLTVGELLARVEAGGIDEVVLAMNATLEGQTTAHYLSERLEAFPVKVTQLAHGLPVGGELDYLDEGTLAQALRARRPIHN; translated from the coding sequence ATGGCATCGCAAGAGATCGAAGCGCTGGCATCCGCCCTCGCACGGCTTCCCGGCCTTGGCCCGCGCTCCGCGCGGCGGGCGGTGCTGTGGCTGGTCAAGAACCGCGAGCGGGCGCTGCCGCAGATGGTCGAGGCACTGGCCGCGGTGCAGGACACGCTGGTCGAATGCGAGATCTGCTTCAATGTCGACACCCGCAACCCCTGCGGAATCTGCGCCGATCCGCGCCGCGATGCAAAAGCGATCTGCGTGGTCGAGGACGTGTCCGATCTGTGGGCGCTCGACCGTGCGCGGCTCTTCCAGGGCACCTATCACGTGCTTGGCGGCAAGCTCTCCGCGCTCGACGGCGTGCGGCCCGAGGATCTGACCGTCGGCGAACTGCTCGCCCGGGTCGAGGCGGGCGGTATCGATGAGGTGGTTCTCGCCATGAACGCGACGCTCGAAGGGCAGACCACCGCGCATTATCTGTCCGAACGGCTGGAAGCGTTTCCGGTCAAGGTCACGCAGCTCGCCCACGGCCTGCCGGTGGGCGGCGAACTCGACTATCTCGACGAAGGCACGCTGGCGCAGGCCTTGCGCGCGCGCCGTCCGATCCACAACTGA
- the fmt gene encoding methionyl-tRNA formyltransferase: MRIVFMGTPDFAVPTLAGLHEAGHTIPAVYTQPPRKAGRGKKLQETPVHKEAGIRHIEVRHPASLRDVVEQARLAELEPDLLVVAAYGLILPQAVLDIPVKGALNVHASLLPKWRGAAPIQRAILAGDSVTGITIMQMEAGLDTGPMLATARAPIEDKTAGELTDELAEIGAQLMVGTLRDLELHQAIAQDEKEATYARKIDKSEARLDWDEGAVALERKVRAFAPFPGAWFEYEGERFKVLAAEVHAHEGVPGKVLDDQLTIACGYGALRPTRIQRAGKPAMDTGDLLRGYAIPEGARLG; the protein is encoded by the coding sequence ATGCGCATCGTCTTCATGGGAACGCCCGATTTCGCGGTGCCGACTTTGGCCGGACTGCACGAGGCCGGGCACACGATCCCGGCGGTCTATACCCAGCCGCCGAGGAAAGCCGGCCGGGGCAAGAAACTGCAGGAAACCCCGGTCCACAAGGAAGCCGGGATCCGCCATATCGAGGTGCGGCATCCCGCATCCTTGCGCGATGTCGTCGAACAGGCGCGGCTGGCGGAGCTGGAACCGGACCTGCTGGTGGTCGCCGCCTATGGCCTGATCCTGCCGCAGGCGGTGCTCGACATCCCCGTCAAGGGCGCGCTCAACGTCCATGCCTCGCTGCTGCCCAAATGGCGCGGCGCGGCGCCGATCCAGCGCGCGATCCTGGCCGGCGACAGCGTGACCGGGATCACCATCATGCAGATGGAAGCCGGGCTCGATACCGGCCCGATGCTCGCCACCGCGCGCGCGCCGATCGAGGACAAGACCGCCGGAGAGCTGACCGACGAACTCGCCGAAATCGGCGCGCAACTGATGGTCGGCACCTTGCGCGATCTCGAACTGCACCAGGCGATCGCGCAGGACGAGAAGGAAGCGACCTACGCCAGGAAGATCGACAAGAGCGAGGCGCGGCTCGACTGGGACGAGGGCGCGGTGGCTCTCGAACGCAAGGTGCGCGCCTTCGCCCCCTTCCCCGGCGCCTGGTTCGAATACGAGGGTGAGCGTTTCAAGGTGCTCGCCGCCGAAGTCCACGCGCATGAAGGGGTGCCGGGCAAGGTGCTCGACGACCAGCTGACGATCGCCTGCGGATATGGCGCGCTGCGCCCCACCCGCATCCAGCGCGCGGGCAAGCCGGCAATGGACACCGGCGATCTGCTGCGCGGCTATGCGATCCCCGAAGGGGCCCGGCTCGGCTGA
- the truA gene encoding tRNA pseudouridine(38-40) synthase TruA, with translation MTRFAFTIEFDGGPFYGLQRQKDGPSVQQSLEEAIHGVTGEDVRAHAAGRTDAGVHALAMRMHADIAKDIAPFRLMGAINAHLRPDPVAVTHCEVVPDDWHARFSCIGRSYLYRILNRRAGPTLDRGRVWHLAPDLDAGAMHAAAQVLVGRHDFTTFRSVHCQSDSPVKTLDRLDVTRNGEEVHIRAEARSFLHHQVRSMVGCLSLVGRGQWDTEKLGSALAARDRQQLGLNAPPEGLYFVRATYPGEQE, from the coding sequence ATGACCCGCTTCGCCTTCACCATCGAATTCGACGGCGGCCCGTTCTACGGCCTTCAGCGCCAGAAGGACGGGCCGAGCGTGCAGCAATCGCTCGAAGAAGCGATCCACGGTGTGACAGGCGAAGACGTGCGCGCCCATGCCGCCGGGCGCACCGATGCGGGGGTCCACGCGCTCGCCATGCGGATGCACGCCGATATCGCGAAGGACATCGCCCCGTTCCGGCTGATGGGCGCGATCAACGCGCATCTGCGGCCCGATCCGGTGGCGGTGACCCATTGCGAGGTCGTGCCCGACGATTGGCACGCGCGCTTCTCCTGCATCGGGCGGTCGTATCTCTACCGCATCCTCAATCGCCGCGCGGGGCCGACTCTCGACAGGGGCCGCGTCTGGCATCTTGCACCAGACCTCGATGCCGGGGCCATGCATGCAGCGGCGCAAGTACTCGTCGGGCGGCACGATTTCACCACTTTCCGCTCGGTCCATTGCCAGTCGGACAGTCCGGTCAAGACGCTCGACCGGCTCGATGTGACGCGAAACGGCGAGGAAGTGCATATCCGCGCCGAAGCGCGCAGCTTCCTCCACCACCAGGTCCGCTCGATGGTGGGGTGTCTTTCGCTGGTCGGGAGAGGCCAGTGGGACACGGAAAAACTCGGTTCGGCGCTCGCCGCGCGCGACCGACAGCAGCTCGGCCTTAACGCGCCGCCCGAGGGTCTCTATTTCGTGCGGGCAACATATCCAGGAGAACAAGAATGA